One genomic region from Bacilli bacterium encodes:
- the ftsH gene encoding ATP-dependent zinc metalloprotease FtsH, whose product MNEQQNPQNKGKGVLSFLLPYIIMAVVIALFVYIVFQGSNSTITQKDQSNILAFIADNNITSVKTTTTTSVTYIEGVYGNNQAFSAVIDNAFYNNFVLEALRNETTLSSWQIVNAFKTSWWDSWGPTIILLVGTVVLVFFLFSRMSSSVNNSNSKAIEFNKSRARMVSDSKTKFADVAGCDAEKNEMMELVDYLKTPKKYSKFGAKIPKGVLLVGPPGTGKTLLAKAVAGEAHVPFFSISGSDFVEMFVGVGAGRVRDMFHQAKKNAPCLIFIDELDAVGRQRGAGLGGGNDEREQTLNQLLVEMDGFEDNSGIIVIAATNREDVLDPALLRAGRFDRKITVDLPDREGRAAIFRVHARNKKIAPNVDFNNLAQRTVGFSGADIESILNDAAILAIRKDEDMIYLADIDEAVDRRIAGPAKSSKGMNEHERKVVAYHEAGHAVIGLFLPYSDKVRKITIIPRGRTGGHVMMTPEDDRFLMTKNELEARIVGYLGGRTSEELFFKDVSTGAANDIEVATTIARSMVTEYGMSALGPIQYEKDTGSVFLGRDYASSQKNFSAEVAVEIDKAIRKIIEDAHDKARKILTEHHDDVVLIAETLLSNETITAEQIDYLMKNHVLPAEEANPNSLGLSEGDLPPEEKPEEKTTDNEKGEVKE is encoded by the coding sequence ATGAACGAACAGCAAAATCCCCAAAATAAAGGAAAAGGCGTTCTCTCGTTTCTATTGCCATATATTATCATGGCGGTGGTAATCGCTCTTTTTGTCTACATTGTTTTTCAAGGTAGCAACAGTACGATAACCCAAAAGGATCAGAGTAACATTTTAGCCTTTATTGCGGATAACAATATTACTTCAGTAAAAACAACCACGACGACGAGTGTAACTTATATTGAGGGTGTATACGGAAATAACCAAGCTTTTTCGGCAGTTATTGATAATGCCTTCTATAATAATTTCGTTCTTGAGGCTTTAAGAAATGAAACAACCTTGTCTAGTTGGCAAATTGTCAACGCTTTTAAAACCAGTTGGTGGGATTCATGGGGACCAACCATTATTCTTCTTGTTGGGACAGTAGTCTTAGTATTCTTCTTATTTTCAAGAATGTCGAGTTCAGTTAACAATTCTAATAGCAAAGCAATTGAATTTAATAAATCAAGAGCCCGGATGGTCAGTGATTCAAAAACTAAGTTTGCTGATGTCGCTGGCTGTGATGCCGAAAAAAACGAAATGATGGAATTGGTTGATTACTTAAAGACACCTAAAAAGTATTCAAAGTTTGGCGCTAAAATTCCTAAGGGCGTACTTTTGGTCGGCCCTCCAGGAACCGGTAAAACTTTGCTTGCCAAGGCAGTTGCGGGTGAAGCTCATGTTCCTTTCTTCTCGATATCCGGCTCTGATTTTGTCGAAATGTTTGTCGGTGTTGGCGCAGGCCGTGTACGGGATATGTTCCATCAAGCGAAGAAAAACGCACCATGTTTAATCTTTATTGATGAGTTGGATGCAGTCGGCAGACAAAGAGGTGCCGGTTTAGGCGGTGGCAACGATGAACGTGAACAAACCCTGAATCAATTATTAGTTGAGATGGATGGATTTGAAGATAATTCAGGCATTATCGTTATTGCGGCGACGAACCGTGAAGACGTATTGGATCCGGCGCTTTTACGGGCCGGGCGTTTTGATCGTAAAATTACGGTTGATTTACCGGACCGTGAAGGACGGGCCGCTATTTTCCGCGTTCATGCCCGGAATAAGAAGATTGCTCCCAATGTTGATTTTAATAATTTAGCTCAGCGGACAGTGGGATTCTCCGGCGCGGATATCGAGTCAATTTTGAACGATGCTGCAATTCTGGCGATTCGTAAAGATGAAGATATGATATACCTAGCGGATATTGATGAGGCGGTTGATCGGCGGATTGCCGGACCGGCTAAATCATCTAAAGGGATGAATGAACACGAGCGTAAAGTGGTTGCATATCATGAGGCCGGACACGCAGTTATCGGTTTGTTCCTACCTTATTCGGATAAAGTTCGGAAGATAACAATTATTCCGCGCGGGCGTACGGGCGGACATGTAATGATGACTCCGGAAGATGATCGTTTCTTAATGACAAAGAACGAATTGGAAGCGCGAATCGTCGGCTATTTAGGCGGCCGTACTTCAGAGGAATTATTTTTTAAAGATGTTTCGACGGGCGCGGCCAATGATATTGAAGTAGCAACCACAATTGCTCGTTCAATGGTAACGGAATATGGAATGTCGGCATTAGGACCGATCCAATATGAAAAAGACACAGGCTCAGTTTTCTTGGGCCGTGATTATGCTAGTTCGCAGAAAAATTTCTCGGCTGAAGTGGCCGTTGAAATTGATAAGGCTATTCGAAAGATTATTGAGGACGCTCATGATAAAGCACGCAAGATATTAACGGAACATCATGATGACGTCGTGCTAATTGCGGAAACACTTCTTTCAAACGAAACGATAACAGCGGAGCAAATCGATTACCTAATGAAGAATCATGTGCTTCCTGCCGAAGAAGCAAATCCCAATTCTTTGGGCTTAAGTGAGGGCGATTTACCGCCGGAGGAAAAGCCGGAAGAAAAGACAACCGATAATGAAAAAGGAGAAGTGAAGGAGTAA
- a CDS encoding S8 family serine peptidase, translating to MKKIGLMKFATILMIPIAISFCNWGNPEKDPFITAKVKPVETTSQVSADDFSRLISSEPSFSKQFHFNHLNRGTIYDTYRGDGVTVAIIDSGLNTSHVDFFDGSNTNILDTSAYIEETGSTYSNIKIQKIATYGRSIIEDPLDNGHGTNVAGTIGAMVNGVGTAGVSPNVNLMILKTNYYFTEIDRAIRYAADNGADVINMSIGAYAETFTDGFGDRQEGISGADTYFQASIDYAYNKGVTLVAAAGNEKTNKSSYPASNNHVIGVGALSRNSSTTIASYSNYGTNNVDLVAPGSVYVADIGSSTSYVETQGTSFASPIVASAVALYKGKDSGATPAQIENRLKESVFDLGAVGNDPTYGYGRLDLTNLLVTDDIPVTGVTLSPSNLVLRVGESATVVASVLPSNATNKDVIYISNDESVAIVDENSGIVTAAGVGTTQIGVLTDDGSFEDEIDITVMGSDENLNVDSIVIDEDNVDIAVNSSHTLALTLSPENALLSDLSFASSDSNIASVSETGVISGLSVGSATITVSAKIGTASASIAVNVSNYNEVNKTYSFSSLNWGAMPENWQSVKNGNGYGNSGVQVTTGTTDASAISPHSFNNIQSLTIGYATNSSKGAGSISVYLLDGTTASAISNRVLVGTYSVTTTGGTTKRDTSAYIPKDIDDGYIQIEVKTTTNSIYICDIDIEYQEVVEAPIEVTGVTFQSESISLVEGETQQVIYEVLPLDATNKNVDFSSSDEEVATISSSGLISAHKQGTSVITVTTADGSYTDSLTLTVNVPITYEPLLTLQKDDFKVNYTFKETLDLGHLSATYRNSKGEITYLDGYDLTVTSGGTSILGRSTLVFGYLEQRETVEITVTNVGSTNGGEVTNGEIALTADAFDITLTTTGTTYSGIKAQDMVFNAKGLRQSAGNLFIYTDGYIYNTNDLGNIQTIEFNYLDGGSASSHQDIRFASSAISSTSGISITQSITSSSENTSTTVNAPAESSFFRLDVSNKNLQANITITYQSGMVLQFTPEEQAAAYADYFMNLTGVECAAANVQTETWHTLQVEYQAMTLEAKALIKSSTAFEQLLARYNIILGTYNYDDFVYDDSSSTGKIITESPANSNIMFLMVLISVGFVVVGLYSKKRRYH from the coding sequence ATGAAAAAAATTGGATTGATGAAGTTTGCTACTATACTTATGATTCCTATAGCCATTTCCTTTTGCAATTGGGGAAATCCGGAGAAGGACCCATTTATAACTGCTAAAGTTAAACCGGTGGAGACAACATCGCAAGTTTCTGCCGATGATTTCTCGCGTTTGATAAGTTCGGAGCCGTCTTTTTCTAAACAGTTCCATTTTAACCATTTGAATCGCGGAACAATCTATGATACTTATCGCGGGGATGGGGTTACAGTCGCAATTATTGATTCAGGATTAAACACTTCGCATGTTGATTTTTTTGATGGCAGCAATACGAACATCTTAGATACCTCAGCATATATTGAAGAAACGGGATCAACCTATTCAAATATTAAGATTCAAAAAATTGCCACCTACGGCCGCTCTATAATTGAAGACCCATTGGATAATGGGCACGGCACAAATGTCGCAGGAACAATTGGGGCGATGGTAAATGGTGTTGGCACGGCTGGGGTATCCCCGAATGTTAATTTGATGATTTTAAAAACAAATTATTACTTTACCGAAATAGATCGTGCAATTCGTTATGCTGCGGATAATGGCGCCGATGTGATTAATATGTCAATTGGAGCTTATGCTGAAACATTTACTGATGGTTTTGGTGATCGTCAAGAAGGAATATCAGGAGCAGACACATATTTTCAGGCATCGATTGACTATGCTTACAATAAAGGGGTGACATTGGTTGCTGCCGCCGGAAACGAAAAAACAAATAAAAGTTCTTATCCCGCCAGCAACAATCATGTTATTGGTGTGGGTGCTTTAAGCCGAAATTCGAGTACAACAATTGCTTCCTACTCTAATTATGGAACAAACAATGTTGATTTAGTCGCCCCAGGCTCGGTTTATGTTGCTGATATTGGATCATCAACAAGTTACGTTGAAACTCAGGGAACATCTTTCGCTTCACCAATTGTTGCTAGCGCGGTTGCCCTTTACAAAGGAAAAGATTCCGGTGCAACGCCAGCTCAAATTGAAAACCGGTTAAAAGAAAGCGTTTTTGATTTGGGAGCAGTTGGTAATGACCCTACCTATGGATATGGAAGATTGGATTTAACCAATTTATTAGTTACTGATGATATCCCAGTAACGGGGGTAACTTTAAGTCCGTCGAATTTGGTTTTAAGGGTAGGAGAATCCGCGACAGTTGTGGCCAGTGTATTGCCATCAAATGCAACCAACAAAGATGTTATATATATTTCAAATGACGAAAGCGTTGCTATTGTTGATGAAAACAGTGGTATTGTAACTGCTGCGGGTGTGGGAACAACTCAAATTGGAGTACTGACTGATGACGGTAGTTTTGAAGATGAAATTGACATAACGGTCATGGGATCCGATGAGAATCTTAACGTTGATAGCATTGTTATAGATGAAGATAATGTCGACATAGCAGTAAACAGCAGCCACACTTTGGCACTGACACTGAGCCCTGAAAATGCGCTTTTAAGTGATCTTTCATTTGCGAGCAGTGATTCAAATATCGCATCGGTAAGTGAGACCGGAGTAATCAGCGGGCTTTCCGTCGGCAGTGCCACGATAACGGTAAGCGCAAAAATTGGAACAGCCAGCGCTTCAATTGCTGTCAATGTAAGCAATTATAATGAAGTAAACAAGACCTATTCTTTTTCCTCTTTAAATTGGGGAGCGATGCCAGAGAATTGGCAGAGTGTGAAGAATGGTAATGGCTACGGCAATTCAGGAGTCCAGGTAACAACCGGAACTACTGACGCAAGCGCCATTTCACCTCATAGTTTTAACAATATTCAATCGTTGACGATCGGATATGCCACTAACTCTAGTAAGGGCGCAGGCAGCATAAGCGTATACTTGTTGGATGGAACTACGGCTAGCGCGATAAGTAATCGTGTTTTGGTTGGAACATATTCTGTAACGACAACTGGTGGAACAACTAAACGCGACACGAGTGCATATATTCCTAAAGACATTGATGATGGATACATTCAAATTGAGGTCAAAACAACAACTAATAGTATTTATATTTGTGATATTGATATTGAATATCAAGAAGTAGTTGAAGCACCAATTGAAGTTACCGGAGTGACTTTTCAAAGTGAGAGTATTAGTTTAGTTGAGGGAGAGACGCAGCAAGTTATTTATGAAGTTTTACCCCTCGATGCCACAAATAAGAATGTTGATTTTTCTAGCAGTGATGAGGAAGTGGCAACTATTTCCTCTAGCGGTTTAATTAGCGCTCACAAGCAAGGAACAAGCGTTATTACCGTAACCACCGCTGATGGCAGTTATACGGATAGTTTGACTTTAACCGTCAATGTTCCAATTACTTACGAGCCTCTATTGACACTCCAAAAAGATGACTTTAAAGTCAATTACACTTTTAAAGAAACATTAGATTTGGGACACCTGAGCGCGACATATCGTAATTCCAAAGGAGAAATTACATATTTGGATGGATATGATTTGACCGTTACTAGTGGCGGAACTTCGATTCTAGGAAGAAGCACATTAGTGTTCGGTTATCTTGAGCAGAGGGAAACAGTTGAAATCACAGTTACTAATGTCGGCTCAACAAATGGAGGGGAAGTGACTAATGGCGAAATTGCTTTAACCGCGGATGCTTTTGACATAACCTTGACAACAACTGGAACTACTTATTCGGGAATAAAAGCCCAAGACATGGTTTTTAATGCCAAGGGTTTAAGGCAGAGCGCAGGTAATCTCTTTATTTATACTGACGGCTATATATACAACACTAATGATTTAGGTAATATTCAAACCATTGAGTTTAATTATTTGGATGGAGGATCGGCCAGTTCTCATCAGGACATTCGTTTTGCTTCAAGTGCCATTTCTTCCACCAGTGGCATAAGTATTACTCAATCGATAACATCTTCGTCGGAAAACACTTCTACGACAGTGAATGCGCCAGCAGAATCAAGTTTCTTCCGTTTGGATGTGTCAAATAAGAATCTTCAGGCAAACATTACTATCACCTACCAATCGGGAATGGTTTTACAGTTTACCCCCGAAGAACAAGCCGCAGCTTATGCCGATTATTTTATGAATTTAACGGGTGTGGAATGTGCGGCCGCCAATGTGCAAACGGAAACTTGGCATACTTTACAGGTTGAGTATCAAGCAATGACTTTGGAAGCAAAAGCGTTAATTAAATCATCAACAGCTTTTGAGCAATTACTAGCGCGATACAACATAATTCTCGGTACCTATAATTACGATGATTTTGTATACGATGATTCTTCATCGACGGGAAAAATTATAACTGAATCGCCAGCCAACTCGAATATTATGTTTTTGATGGTTTTAATATCGGTAGGATTTGTAGTCGTCGGTCTTTATAGCAAAAAACGCCGATACCATTAG
- the tilS gene encoding tRNA lysidine(34) synthetase TilS, whose protein sequence is MEIQLDKSKKYLLAASYGPDSMALLSLLLKGGYRFEIAHVNYHVREPEADEESAALFRYAEAHGLKFHRLDVDGEAFTGNFEAQARSVRYQFFSQLIIQNSELYAVLTAHHQDDLLETYLMQTKRQKYLSYYGIRAETIIDKVRVIRPLLAFSKKQLLDYDLINKIPFAIDKSNFDLRYTRNYIRHKVVAKMTSKGKKELIATINQLNLQREQEFLFADGQLIDGHKYSIKVLLKLTEEQKSGFLYFLLAKYKLEKKFSSKLMRQLENFIVSRKPNVRRCLLNDYYLAKEYDYVLIYRDSELKPYAYTIEKPGEYHFPQLNVNFDSLDKRLQFPLSSYPLTIRSIRNNDFYYIGNKRKSVKRLFIDWKVPYHLRLQWPLFVDCKGKVIFIPRFRSQYSGESNSTLDVLLN, encoded by the coding sequence ATGGAAATTCAACTGGACAAGAGTAAAAAATATCTTTTGGCCGCTAGCTATGGACCAGATTCAATGGCTCTTTTGAGTTTGCTTTTAAAAGGAGGCTATCGATTTGAGATTGCCCATGTAAATTATCATGTTCGAGAACCAGAGGCGGATGAAGAAAGCGCGGCTCTTTTTCGTTACGCGGAAGCGCATGGACTGAAATTTCACCGATTGGATGTGGACGGCGAGGCGTTTACCGGTAATTTTGAAGCCCAAGCACGAAGCGTTCGCTATCAGTTTTTTTCTCAGCTTATCATTCAAAACAGTGAGTTATATGCGGTTTTAACAGCCCATCATCAAGACGATTTGCTGGAGACTTATTTGATGCAAACTAAGCGTCAAAAATATCTTTCCTATTATGGAATTCGAGCCGAAACAATCATTGACAAAGTCCGGGTCATTCGGCCGTTACTTGCTTTTTCCAAAAAGCAACTTCTTGATTATGACTTAATAAACAAAATTCCTTTTGCAATCGATAAAAGCAATTTTGATCTGCGCTACACCCGTAACTATATACGGCATAAGGTAGTGGCGAAGATGACAAGCAAGGGGAAAAAAGAATTAATTGCCACAATTAATCAACTTAACCTGCAAAGGGAGCAAGAGTTTCTGTTTGCTGACGGACAGCTTATCGATGGGCATAAGTATTCAATCAAAGTATTGCTAAAATTAACTGAAGAGCAAAAATCAGGTTTTTTATATTTTCTCTTAGCAAAGTACAAATTAGAAAAGAAATTTTCATCTAAACTAATGCGTCAGTTGGAAAATTTTATTGTTTCTAGAAAGCCTAATGTTCGTCGGTGTCTATTAAATGATTATTATCTCGCTAAAGAATATGATTACGTACTTATATACCGCGACAGTGAATTAAAACCCTACGCGTATACAATTGAAAAACCGGGGGAGTACCATTTTCCTCAATTGAATGTCAATTTTGATAGTTTGGATAAGAGACTTCAGTTTCCCTTATCTTCCTATCCTCTAACCATAAGATCGATAAGAAATAACGACTTTTATTACATTGGAAACAAGCGTAAATCAGTGAAAAGGTTATTTATTGATTGGAAGGTCCCTTATCATCTTCGTCTACAATGGCCACTATTTGTTGATTGCAAGGGGAAAGTAATCTTCATTCCTCGTTTTCGTTCTCAATATAGCGGGGAATCCAATTCGACATTGGATGTTTTGTTAAACTAA
- a CDS encoding RNA-binding S4 domain-containing protein has translation MRLDKFLKVSRLIKRRTIAKEVLEHGLADVNEHKAKPASEIKIGDIIHIRLGRHLLTIEVIDTADTPTRKSAGDLYRILEDKVIETDGNSTGQE, from the coding sequence ATGCGATTGGATAAATTTTTAAAAGTTAGCCGACTTATCAAGCGGAGGACCATCGCCAAGGAAGTGCTGGAACATGGTTTGGCCGATGTCAATGAGCACAAGGCAAAGCCAGCCAGTGAAATCAAAATCGGCGATATAATTCACATTCGTCTCGGCCGGCATTTGTTGACGATAGAAGTTATCGATACAGCCGATACTCCGACAAGAAAAAGTGCCGGAGATTTATATCGTATTTTGGAAGACAAGGTAATAGAAACTGATGGAAATTCAACTGGACAAGAGTAA
- the mfd gene encoding transcription-repair coupling factor, translated as MEDLFPYLANNKAVESFLKKSGSLVVDDSIGAALLIAVSFQKKPKDYIVVAPNLYSAQSIYDYISSFIGEDSCLFFPADEMLRSESLAASKEMLSQRLYVLEKLLDDVSPHIVVANLSAFLRYLPDPKLFKNHILAIKKGMNLNLEDVKSTLVEAGYLRVNKIDQSLQFAIRGDILDIYSVNAPAPVRIEFFDDEVESIRYFDIATQTSYEEIDEAIMIPGSDLLLSLEERNQIEAKITFQMNEDKTHFTPQTMLEFKEAVKEDIDRLQHFDYRASLYKYMAFLQDKYFSLPDYRPQATIVLSNRDQNQDSEILLATEALNFLDELHKEGRTISHLGLYQSMTGVYSKGSGMISLHEHHEKENEIIFNVRPLLGQYGNLKLALGLVESYIRNDFRVVLTLASANQVNLLKSALEEKKIPYSLGAELALPEKGVGINLYNLEAGFEIVDERIVFISSKEIFGVQKHNSRFMSRYKEATILRSYEDLNPGDYVVHEYNGIGKFLEIKTLEVDGVHQDFLHIAYAGTDALYVPLSQFRLVRKFSGREGVAPKLNHLNSSEWEKTKKRIRERVNDIADKLITLYSSRYQARGISFPVDDEMNVAFEKEFPFELTADQKKSYQEIKTDMESDKPMDRLLCGDVGFGKTEIAFRAAFKAINAGYQVAFLCPTTLLARQHYENALLRYQSFGIRIAIFSRLIPESIQKDYIKQIERGEIDLVIGTHRLLSKEIRFQKLGLLIVDEEQRFGVEQKERIKEMKNNIDILTLSATPIPRTLQMSLVGIRSLSEINTPPENRMPIQTYVLEYKENVVKELIERELARYGQVFYLHNQVATIFNVANRLQRMIPKAVIGVVHGKMDKDSIEDTMMRFYNGEINLLVCTSIVENGIDVPNANMIIVENAENFGLAQLYQIKGRVGRGNRIAYAYLLYNSKRKMNDAARKRLKAIEDFTELGSGYKIAQRDLMIRGAGDLLGPEQAGFIDTVGIDMYIKLLNQAIEEKKTGRIVEEIPIKPAPALAIDAYIPADYANASDKIELYQDIENAKKREDLSRIGSEIRDIYGRLPEEVEKLLRKRALDIDLQGEEFSEIVDGSSQVTIKLSDKYNQINGIGTALFQALIPLSKVLRFRYASRELRIQLLKDGDWLTNYEKLIEIVKHVYIEYQAKESE; from the coding sequence TTGGAAGATTTATTTCCTTACTTAGCCAATAATAAAGCAGTTGAAAGCTTTTTAAAAAAAAGCGGATCTTTGGTGGTTGATGATTCCATCGGAGCCGCCCTTTTAATCGCGGTTAGTTTTCAGAAAAAGCCCAAAGACTATATTGTGGTAGCCCCAAATCTTTACAGTGCCCAAAGCATCTATGACTATATTTCTTCCTTTATCGGTGAAGACAGCTGCCTGTTTTTCCCCGCCGATGAGATGCTCCGTTCTGAGTCTTTAGCGGCGAGCAAAGAGATGCTTTCGCAGCGATTATATGTTTTGGAAAAATTACTTGATGATGTCAGTCCGCATATTGTTGTGGCAAATCTTTCTGCTTTTCTTCGTTATTTGCCGGACCCCAAACTGTTTAAGAATCATATTTTAGCAATAAAAAAAGGCATGAATCTTAACCTTGAAGATGTTAAAAGCACTCTCGTGGAAGCAGGTTATTTACGGGTAAATAAAATTGACCAAAGTTTGCAATTCGCTATTCGGGGAGACATTCTCGATATTTATTCAGTCAATGCCCCGGCGCCAGTTCGGATTGAGTTTTTTGATGACGAGGTAGAAAGCATTCGTTATTTTGATATAGCCACGCAGACAAGTTATGAAGAGATTGATGAAGCGATTATGATTCCCGGAAGTGATTTGTTGTTATCTTTGGAGGAAAGGAATCAAATAGAAGCAAAAATCACTTTTCAAATGAATGAAGATAAGACTCACTTTACACCGCAGACGATGCTGGAGTTTAAAGAAGCCGTTAAAGAAGATATTGATCGATTACAACATTTTGATTATCGGGCAAGTTTGTATAAATATATGGCTTTTCTTCAAGATAAATATTTTTCACTTCCCGATTATCGCCCTCAGGCGACAATTGTTTTGAGTAATCGCGATCAAAATCAAGATTCGGAAATTCTTTTGGCCACCGAAGCCTTAAACTTTCTTGATGAACTCCATAAAGAAGGCAGAACTATATCGCATTTAGGATTATATCAATCAATGACGGGCGTTTATTCTAAAGGCAGTGGAATGATTAGCCTTCATGAACACCATGAAAAGGAAAATGAAATCATTTTTAATGTTCGGCCGCTTCTAGGACAATATGGTAATTTAAAATTGGCCCTAGGATTGGTGGAAAGTTATATTAGAAACGATTTTCGGGTGGTTTTGACTTTAGCGAGTGCCAATCAAGTTAATTTATTAAAATCTGCGCTTGAAGAAAAGAAAATTCCTTATTCCTTAGGGGCAGAGTTGGCGCTTCCCGAAAAGGGAGTGGGAATAAATTTATATAATTTAGAGGCCGGGTTTGAAATTGTCGACGAGCGAATCGTATTTATCTCCAGCAAAGAGATTTTTGGCGTTCAAAAGCATAATTCACGCTTTATGTCGCGTTATAAGGAAGCGACGATTCTTCGATCTTATGAAGATTTAAATCCAGGCGACTATGTGGTTCATGAATATAACGGAATTGGAAAATTTCTTGAGATTAAGACATTAGAAGTGGATGGTGTCCATCAAGATTTTCTCCATATTGCCTATGCGGGTACGGACGCACTTTATGTTCCGCTATCGCAATTTCGGCTGGTGCGAAAATTTTCCGGGCGCGAAGGCGTAGCCCCGAAATTAAATCATTTAAATTCCAGTGAATGGGAAAAAACTAAAAAGCGGATTCGCGAACGGGTGAATGACATTGCCGATAAGCTGATTACTTTATATAGTTCTCGCTATCAAGCAAGAGGAATTTCTTTTCCTGTCGATGACGAAATGAATGTGGCATTTGAAAAGGAATTTCCTTTCGAGTTAACCGCGGATCAAAAAAAGAGCTATCAGGAAATTAAAACGGATATGGAAAGTGATAAACCGATGGATCGCCTGCTGTGCGGAGATGTCGGCTTTGGAAAAACTGAAATTGCTTTCCGGGCGGCGTTTAAGGCAATCAATGCAGGTTATCAGGTGGCTTTTTTATGTCCGACTACGCTTTTGGCGCGTCAACATTATGAAAACGCGCTTCTTCGATACCAATCATTTGGTATAAGAATCGCTATTTTTTCGCGGCTAATTCCCGAGAGTATTCAAAAAGACTATATCAAACAAATAGAACGCGGAGAAATTGATTTAGTCATCGGCACACATCGTCTGCTCAGCAAAGAAATTCGGTTTCAAAAGCTAGGACTTTTAATTGTTGATGAAGAGCAACGATTTGGGGTTGAGCAAAAGGAACGAATCAAAGAAATGAAGAATAATATCGACATTCTCACTCTTTCGGCAACGCCGATTCCCCGAACCTTACAAATGTCATTGGTGGGAATTCGGTCTCTTTCGGAAATCAACACTCCTCCGGAAAATCGGATGCCAATCCAAACTTATGTTTTGGAGTATAAAGAAAACGTTGTTAAGGAATTGATTGAACGCGAATTAGCCCGTTACGGACAAGTTTTTTATTTGCATAATCAAGTGGCGACCATTTTTAATGTTGCCAACCGCTTGCAGCGGATGATACCCAAGGCCGTAATCGGCGTTGTGCACGGGAAAATGGATAAGGATTCGATAGAAGATACGATGATGCGTTTCTATAATGGTGAAATAAATCTTTTGGTCTGTACATCAATTGTTGAGAATGGTATAGACGTTCCTAATGCCAACATGATTATTGTTGAAAATGCCGAGAACTTCGGCTTAGCCCAACTCTATCAAATAAAAGGACGAGTTGGCCGAGGTAATCGCATTGCTTACGCATATTTACTTTATAATAGTAAACGGAAGATGAATGATGCTGCCCGCAAGCGGCTTAAAGCCATTGAGGATTTTACGGAATTAGGCAGTGGGTATAAAATTGCTCAACGCGATCTGATGATACGTGGAGCGGGTGACCTTTTGGGACCGGAACAGGCCGGGTTTATTGATACGGTCGGAATCGATATGTATATCAAGTTGCTCAACCAAGCAATTGAAGAAAAAAAGACCGGTCGGATAGTGGAAGAAATACCGATTAAACCGGCACCAGCACTTGCTATAGATGCCTATATACCCGCGGACTATGCAAATGCTTCCGATAAAATTGAATTATATCAAGATATTGAAAATGCAAAGAAGCGCGAAGATTTATCAAGAATAGGTTCGGAAATCCGTGACATATACGGACGCCTACCGGAAGAGGTTGAAAAGCTTTTGCGGAAACGGGCGCTTGATATCGATCTGCAGGGGGAAGAGTTTAGTGAGATCGTAGATGGCAGTAGTCAAGTGACAATCAAATTATCGGATAAATACAATCAAATAAATGGCATTGGGACCGCTTTATTTCAGGCGCTTATTCCGCTATCGAAAGTTTTGCGGTTCCGTTATGCCAGCCGGGAACTGCGGATTCAATTATTAAAAGATGGTGATTGGCTTACAAACTATGAGAAATTGATTGAAATTGTAAAGCATGTTTATATTGAATATCAGGCAAAGGAAAGTGAATAA
- the pth gene encoding aminoacyl-tRNA hydrolase has product MKLIVGLGNPGNKYAKTRHNMGFMAVDLLADIWRIDVDKEDFKGVYGRGKILNEDVILFKPQTFMNLSGEAVILIVNYFRIPLEDIIVIFDDMALNPGKIRLRDSGSSGGQKGIQNIIDLLHTEDIHRIRVGIGEPPQKDAVNYVLGRPDAADTVKIQLALDNVAAAIRETIEHDFHHAMSKFN; this is encoded by the coding sequence ATGAAATTGATTGTTGGGTTAGGAAATCCAGGTAATAAATACGCTAAGACAAGGCACAATATGGGCTTTATGGCCGTTGACCTTTTAGCGGATATTTGGCGGATAGATGTCGATAAAGAAGACTTTAAGGGAGTTTATGGGAGAGGAAAAATTCTTAATGAAGACGTTATTCTTTTTAAGCCTCAAACATTTATGAATCTCTCAGGCGAGGCGGTTATTCTTATTGTCAATTACTTTCGCATCCCTTTAGAGGATATAATCGTTATTTTTGATGATATGGCCTTAAATCCCGGAAAAATTCGTTTACGGGATAGTGGCTCGAGCGGCGGACAAAAAGGAATACAGAATATCATCGACTTGCTGCACACGGAAGACATTCATCGGATTCGCGTTGGAATTGGAGAGCCGCCTCAGAAGGATGCGGTTAACTATGTTTTAGGAAGACCGGATGCGGCGGACACCGTCAAGATTCAATTGGCCCTTGATAATGTTGCAGCTGCGATTCGTGAGACGATTGAACACGATTTTCATCACGCGATGAGCAAATTTAACTAG